The following is a genomic window from Burkholderiaceae bacterium.
GCGCAGCTGGACCACATCTACGCCCGCGGCATGCTGCCGCTGAGCCTGCAGGCGCCGCGCGGGCGGGTGTGGCGGCGCATGTCGGATCACCTGCCGCTGATCGCGGAGTTTCAGCTCGCAGCCCATGTCTGACAAGCGCAGCATGCTCTCAAAATCATAGTTCTACGCGCCCGCGCCGCTGCTGCTACCATCACCGCTTCATGAGCCGCATTCTCCCCGCCACCCCCTTGCACGCCGCGTCCGCCGACGAGGGAACCCCCGTCTCGGTCAAGATTCGCGAGCGCATCCGCGCGGCCGGCCAGCGTTTCAACGCCAACGACAACATCGCCGAGTTCATCCAGCCCGGCGAGCTCGAGCGCCTGCTCGACGAGGTCGAAGGCAGGATGCAGGCGGTGCTCGACAGCCTGGTGATCGACACCGAGCGCGACCACAACACCGACAAGACCGCCCGCCGCGTGGCCAAGATGTACCTCAACGAGGTGTTCCACGGCCGCTACACGCCCGCGCCCACGATCACCGAGTTTCCCAACGCCGAGCACCTCAACGAGCTGATGATCGTCGGCCCCATCACCGTGCGCTCGGCCTGCAGCCACCACCTGTGCCCCATCATCGGCAAGCTGTGGATCGGCGTGATGCCCAACGAGCACACCAACGTCATCGGCCTGTCCAAGTACGCGCGCCTGGCCGAGTGGATCATGGGCCGCCCGCAGATCCAGGAAGAGGCCGTGGTGCAGCTGGCCGACCTGATCCAGCACAAGACCAAGCCCGACGGCCTGGCGCTGGTCATGCAGGCCTCGCACTTCTGCATGGCCTGGCGCGGCGTCAAGGACATGGACAGCAAGATGATGAACTCCGTCATGCGCGGCGTGTTCCTGAAGGACGCCAACCTGCGGCGCGAATTCTTGTCCCTCATTCCCCGGGAAGCCTGAGACCATGCTGGTACGCCTGCTTTACGCCAGCCGCGCGGTGGACAACACCCAGCCGGCCGTGCAAGCCATTCTCGAATCGGCCCGGCGCCACAACCAGGACAGCGGCGTGACCGGCATCCTGGTGTATGGCGGCGGCGTGTTCATGCAGGCCATCGAGGGCGGCCGCCAGGCGGTGAGCGACCTGTACGGCACCATCTCGCGCGACGCGCGCCACAAGGACGTGGTGCTGCTGCACTACGAGGAAATCGTCGAGCGCCGTTTCGGCGGCTGGACCATGGGCCTGGTGGACGTCAGCCGCGTCAACGCCAGCGTGCTGCTCAAATACTCCGAGCGCGCCGAGCTCGACCCCTACGCCGTCTCCGGCAAGGTGTCGATGGCCTTGCTCGACGAGCTGATGGCCACGGCCAGCATCCTGTGCCATACCTGAACACCTGAGCCTCTGACCCGCCATGTCGGCGCAGGCGCTGGCCCTGGTGCTGCTGGCCGGCCTGATCCATGCCGGCTGGAACATCATGGCCAAGAAAACGGGCGGCGACGCCCGTTTTGCCTTCTTCACCTCGGTGTGGATGTTCATCGTCTGGGCGCCGTTGGGCCTGTGGCTGGGCTGGGGCGCCGTGCCGGCCTGGGGCGCGGCCGAATGGGCCGTGGTGGGCGTCAGCGCCGTGCTGCACGTGGTGTATTTCGTCACCCTGCTGCGCGGCTACCGCGCCGCCGACCTGACGGTGGTGTACCCGCTGGCGCGCGGCACCGGGCCGCTGCTGTCGTCCATCGGCGCGGTGCTGCTGCTGGGCGAGGCCGTCACCCTGCCTGGCGTGCTGGGGGTGCTGGGCGTGGTGCTGGGGGTGGTCTTGATCGCGGGGGGCGCGCGGCTGTGGCGCCCCGCCGCTTCGTCCGCAGCACGGGTGCAACTGCACCGCGGCCTGACTTACGGCCTGCTTACCGGCGTGTGGATTGCCGCCTACACCGTGGTGGACGGCTACGCGGTGAAGGTGCTGGTGCTTTCGCCCATCCTGGTGGATTACGTGGGCAATGCCGGGCGCGTGCTGCTGCTGGCGCCCGTGGCCTGGCGCGACCGCGCCGCCACCGCGCGGCTGTGGCGCGCGCAGTGGCGCGGCGCTTTGGTCGTGGGCCTGTTCAGCCCCGTGGCCTATGTGCTGGTGCTCTACGCCGTGCAGCAGGCGCCGCTGTCGCACGTGGCGCCGGCGCGCGAGGTGTCGATGCTGTTTGCCGCCCTGATCGGCGGGCGCCTGCTGGGCGAGGGCGACCGCGTGGTGCGCGTGGCGGGGGCGCTGCTGATCGGCGCGGGCGTGGTGTTGCTGGCGCTGGGTTGAATTGAACCAAATCAACCGCTTGCCCGCATGGAACAAGCGCGAAAAGCTATTGATTTATGAGCATTGGGCGACTGCGCCGGCGGGCTGCTGCAGCGCGGCCAGCGCCTCGGCGTCGGTGCGCCACAGCTGCAGCAGCGGCGAGGGCACCAGGGCGCCGGCGGCGCGCAGTACCTGGTCGGCCGGCAGCTTCAGGCCGCTGACCAGCAGGCGCACGCCGCGCTGCTCCAGCAAGGCCAGCACGCGGGCAAACACCTCGGCGCCGGTGGCGTCGATGTGGTTGATGGGCTGCGCCAGCAGGCAGACCTGGCGGGTGCCGGGGTGCTCGCTCAGGTACTCCACCACGCAGCGTTCGAAGGCGCCGGCGCTGGCAAAGTCCAGCGCCGCGTCCATGCGCAGGGCCAGCGTGTGCGGCGCCAGCGGCGGCAACTGCCACAGGTGGCGGTCGCGCAGGGTGCCGTCGGGGTGCAGGCCCACCTCGATGATGCGCGGGTGCAGGTTGCGGTACAGGTAGTGCGACAGCGCCATCAGCACGCCGGCCAGCACGCCCCAGTACAGCCGCGGCGCGGCGGCGATGGTGATGGCAAACGTCAGCGCGGCGATCACGCCCTCCACGCGCGAGATGCGCCACAGGCGCACGAACTCGCGCGGCCGGATCAGCCCCACCACGGCCACCACCACGATGGCCGCCAGCACCGCCTGCGGCACGTGGCGCAGCGTCGGCGTGAACAGCAGCAGCGCCAGCAGCACCACCGCCACCGAGAAGACCGTGGCCCAGCCGGTCTGCGCACCGGCGTACAGGTTGAGCGCCGAGCGCGAGAACGACGAGCTGGTGGCAAACGCGCCCGACAGGCCCGAGGCGATCTTGGCCAGGCCCTGGCCGATCAGGTCCTGGTCCTGGTCCCAGCGCTCGCCCTTGCGCTGGTTGTCCACCTTGGCGCTGGAGGCGGTCTCCAGAAAGCTGATCAGGGTGACCACCAGCGTGGGCAGCACCAGCTGCCCCAGCGCCTGCCAGCCCGGCCAGGTGGGGATGTACAGCGAGGGCAGGCCCGAGGGCAGCGCGCCGATCACCTTGCCGCCCGTGGCCTCGAAGCCGGTCAGCCAGCTCACGCCGGCGGCGATCAGCACGATCACCAGGATGCTGGGAAAGGCCGGGCGCCAGCGCCGCGCCAGCCACAGCAGCGCCAGCGACGCCAGTCCGAAGGCCGCCGCCGCGGGGTTGATGGCCGGCTGCGCCAGCAGGCCCGTCCAGCCGCCGGCCAAGCCCAGCAGCGCCGGCAGCTGCGAGCTGACGATCAGCACCGCCGCCGCCTGCGTGAAGGCCGTCAGCACGGGCGAGTTGACCAGGTTGAGCAGCCAGCCGAAGCGCGCCAGGCCCAGCGCCGCCTGCAGCGCGCCCGACAGCAGCGCCAGCCACACCGCCAGGTCCACCCACTCGGGGCTGCCCGGCTGCGCCAGCGGCGCCAGGCCGGCGTAGATCAGCAGGCTGGTCAGGGCCACCGGTCCCACCGACAGCCGCGCCGAGGCCGAGAACAGCACCGCCACCAGCGCCGGCAGCAGCGAGGCGTAGATGCCCGTGATCAGCGGCATGCCGGCCAGCTGCGCATAGGCCACGCCTTGCGGGATCACCATCAGCCCCACCGTCAGGCCGGCCAGGGCCTCGCCCCGCAACAAGGCCCGGGTCGGGCGCGGCCAGCGCAGAAAGGGCAGGCGACGGGTCAGGCCGGGGGGCAGGGACATGGGGTGTCGTGGATGTCAGCGCGGGCGAGCGTCGGACGTTACATTGCGCAGGTGCGCCGCAAAAAACGCGCGCGTGTCACTGTCCTTGTCGGGAGAACGATGATACCCATCCCCACCTCGCGCTGGCTGCCGGGCGCGCTCGCCACTCTTGTCGCCCTGGCGCTGGGCCTGCCCTTGGCCGCCGCCGCCCAGGCCTACAAATGCGTGGACGCGGCCAGCGGGCGCACGCTCTACACCGACCAGCCCTGCAAGGGCGGCGCCACCGTGGTGCCCAGGCCCACCGACGAGCAGCTGCGCCTGGACGCCGAGCGTGCGCAGCAGGCGCGCGAGCGCGGCCTGCAGGAGCGCGAGCAGGCTGTGCAGCGCGAGCAGGACCGGCTGGACGCGGCGCGAGCCGCCGAGGCGCAGCGCCCGCCGCCCGTGCCACCGTCCGAGTCGGCGGCCTGCCGCGTGGCGCGCGAGGAGGCGAGCTTTCGCGCCGCCAGCGTGACGGCCAGCGAGGAGCAGATCCGCACCGCCCGCGCCAACGCCGCGCTGGCCTGCGGGCAGCCCGCGCCGCCCGAGATCGTGGTGGCGCCACCGCCGCGCTGGCGCCCGCACCCCTGGCCCGACCGGCCGCCGCCCGTGCGGCCGCGCCCGGTGGCCTCGCAGCCCAGCTACGCGCCGGGCACCGAGCCGCTGCCGATGCGTTGACGTGAAGCCCTTCAACGCTGGGGCATGTCCTTGTAGGAGTAGCCCAGGCTGATCGTGGCGTCCTCGGGGATGGGCGGCATGCTGTCGTTCCAGGCCTGCCAGTCGGCGCGCATCGTCTGCAGCCGCTCGGGCTCCTTCCTGGCCAGGTTGGCGCGCTCGCGCTCGTCCTGCGGGATGTTGAACAGGTACTCGTTGTCGTCCACCTTCAGGTACTTCCAGTCGCCCACGCGCAGCGCGCGCTGGTCGCGGTGGTTCATGCGGAAGTGCAGCGGGCGCTCGAACTGGTGCGCCGCATCGCGCAGCACCGGCAGCAGCGACACGCCGTCCAGCGGATAGCCGGGGTGCGCGGCCACGCCGGCCGCCGCCAGCATGGTGGCCGACCAGTCCATGGTCATGCACAGCTGCCGGCTCACGCCGCCGGGCCGGATGACGGCGGGCCAGTGCGCGATCCAGGGCACGCGGATGCCGCCCTCGGTCAGGTCCATCTTGCCGCCCACCAGCGGCCAGTTGTCCGAGAAGCGCTCGCCGCCGTTGTCGCTGGTGAACACGACCAGGGTGTCGTCCAGCTGGCCGGTGCGGCGCAGCGCGTCCATGATCCAGCCGATGCCCTCGTCCATGTGGTGGATCATGCGGCGATAGACGTGGATGTTGCCCGCCGCCAGGTCGAACAGGTTGTCCTTGATGGTCGGTGCGCGCTCGGCGTCGTCGCGTGTCTCCCACGGCCAGTGCGGCGCGGTGTAGTGCAGGCTGATGAAAAACGGTGCGTCCTGCGCGGCCATGCGCTCGACGTAATCGACCGTGCGGCGCGACAGCAGGTCGGTCAGGTAGCCGTCCTCGTGGTGCTCCACGCCGTTGCACCACAGATCGTGCTGGCCGCTGGAGTCGCAGTGGGTGAAGTAGTCCACCCCGCCGGCCAGCGGGCCGTAGCATTCCTCGTAGCCCGACTGC
Proteins encoded in this region:
- a CDS encoding GTP cyclohydrolase I; protein product: MSRILPATPLHAASADEGTPVSVKIRERIRAAGQRFNANDNIAEFIQPGELERLLDEVEGRMQAVLDSLVIDTERDHNTDKTARRVAKMYLNEVFHGRYTPAPTITEFPNAEHLNELMIVGPITVRSACSHHLCPIIGKLWIGVMPNEHTNVIGLSKYARLAEWIMGRPQIQEEAVVQLADLIQHKTKPDGLALVMQASHFCMAWRGVKDMDSKMMNSVMRGVFLKDANLRREFLSLIPREA
- a CDS encoding BLUF domain-containing protein, with product MLVRLLYASRAVDNTQPAVQAILESARRHNQDSGVTGILVYGGGVFMQAIEGGRQAVSDLYGTISRDARHKDVVLLHYEEIVERRFGGWTMGLVDVSRVNASVLLKYSERAELDPYAVSGKVSMALLDELMATASILCHT
- a CDS encoding EamA family transporter; protein product: MSAQALALVLLAGLIHAGWNIMAKKTGGDARFAFFTSVWMFIVWAPLGLWLGWGAVPAWGAAEWAVVGVSAVLHVVYFVTLLRGYRAADLTVVYPLARGTGPLLSSIGAVLLLGEAVTLPGVLGVLGVVLGVVLIAGGARLWRPAASSAARVQLHRGLTYGLLTGVWIAAYTVVDGYAVKVLVLSPILVDYVGNAGRVLLLAPVAWRDRAATARLWRAQWRGALVVGLFSPVAYVLVLYAVQQAPLSHVAPAREVSMLFAALIGGRLLGEGDRVVRVAGALLIGAGVVLLALG
- a CDS encoding SulP family inorganic anion transporter yields the protein MSLPPGLTRRLPFLRWPRPTRALLRGEALAGLTVGLMVIPQGVAYAQLAGMPLITGIYASLLPALVAVLFSASARLSVGPVALTSLLIYAGLAPLAQPGSPEWVDLAVWLALLSGALQAALGLARFGWLLNLVNSPVLTAFTQAAAVLIVSSQLPALLGLAGGWTGLLAQPAINPAAAAFGLASLALLWLARRWRPAFPSILVIVLIAAGVSWLTGFEATGGKVIGALPSGLPSLYIPTWPGWQALGQLVLPTLVVTLISFLETASSAKVDNQRKGERWDQDQDLIGQGLAKIASGLSGAFATSSSFSRSALNLYAGAQTGWATVFSVAVVLLALLLFTPTLRHVPQAVLAAIVVVAVVGLIRPREFVRLWRISRVEGVIAALTFAITIAAAPRLYWGVLAGVLMALSHYLYRNLHPRIIEVGLHPDGTLRDRHLWQLPPLAPHTLALRMDAALDFASAGAFERCVVEYLSEHPGTRQVCLLAQPINHIDATGAEVFARVLALLEQRGVRLLVSGLKLPADQVLRAAGALVPSPLLQLWRTDAEALAALQQPAGAVAQCS
- a CDS encoding DUF4124 domain-containing protein → MIPIPTSRWLPGALATLVALALGLPLAAAAQAYKCVDAASGRTLYTDQPCKGGATVVPRPTDEQLRLDAERAQQARERGLQEREQAVQREQDRLDAARAAEAQRPPPVPPSESAACRVAREEASFRAASVTASEEQIRTARANAALACGQPAPPEIVVAPPPRWRPHPWPDRPPPVRPRPVASQPSYAPGTEPLPMR
- a CDS encoding sulfatase-like hydrolase/transferase, coding for MTIKRPNILYIVADDLGYADLGCYGGRDEPWGPVSPVLDRLAAQGLLLTQGYSNSPVCSPTRFALMTARYQYRLRGAAEEPINSKSRGSTTLGLPPDHPTLPSLLRGAGYRTALIGKWHLGFGPHFGPQQSGYEECYGPLAGGVDYFTHCDSSGQHDLWCNGVEHHEDGYLTDLLSRRTVDYVERMAAQDAPFFISLHYTAPHWPWETRDDAERAPTIKDNLFDLAAGNIHVYRRMIHHMDEGIGWIMDALRRTGQLDDTLVVFTSDNGGERFSDNWPLVGGKMDLTEGGIRVPWIAHWPAVIRPGGVSRQLCMTMDWSATMLAAAGVAAHPGYPLDGVSLLPVLRDAAHQFERPLHFRMNHRDQRALRVGDWKYLKVDDNEYLFNIPQDERERANLARKEPERLQTMRADWQAWNDSMPPIPEDATISLGYSYKDMPQR